The stretch of DNA TCTGATAGCTGCCTCACGGCCAGCTCCTGGACCTTTAACAAATACTTCTACTTGTTTCAGGCCATGTTCCATAGCGGCTTTAGCTGCAGTTTCAGCAGCAATTTGCGCAGCAAATGGAGTGCTTTTACGGGAGCCGCGGAATCCGAGGCCACCAGCGCTAGCCCATGACAATGCATTACCTCTGGTATCGGTAAGCGTAACAATCGTATTATTGAAAGTCGAGCGAATATGTGCAATGCCATGCTC from Sporomusaceae bacterium FL31 encodes:
- the rpsK gene encoding 30S ribosomal protein S11, with product MVAKKVVRPKRKERKNIEHGIAHIRSTFNNTIVTLTDTRGNALSWASAGGLGFRGSRKSTPFAAQIAAETAAKAAMEHGLKQVEVFVKGPGAGREAAIRSLQAAGLEVNLIKDVTPIPHNGCRPPKRRRV